In Providencia alcalifaciens, the sequence TAGCCAACAACGCCACAGCGCGAAGTATGACGAGATTACTGGAATAGGTCTTGAACACTAACCCCGAGTCTCTGCATCCTTGAAAGCAACGTCGTGCGCTTCAACCCTAAGCGGGCTGCCGCCCCTCTCGCTCCTGCAACCACCCCATTGGTGGCTTTTAGCGCTTCAATAATTCGGTTCCGTTCTTCATCGTCGCTCTCTGGCGCATCCGTCTGCATTTTTCGTTCTAATGAACTGGGCTTATTCAGGGCTTCTTTAATGCGAGATGGTTTTGGGATATTTAGCTCATGCAATTGAATATTCAGCGTATTCCCACGGGTTAAAATAACGGCTCGTTCAATCACATTTTCCAGCTCCCGCACATTGCCCGGCCATGGGTACAAAGATAGCTGCGCGAGTGCATCGCGAGGAATGCAATCAATCTTACGGTTCATACGCTGCGCCATTTTCTTGGTGAAATAGGTCGCGAGCAGCGGAATATCTTCAGGTCGATCACGTAATGGCGGGATCACAATCGGGAACACATTCAAGCGATAATACAGATCTTCACGGAACTCTCGGTCTTCCGTCATCGCCTTTAAGTTGCGATTAGTCGCCGCTACAAGTCGCACATCCACAGGGATAACTTTATTTCCGCCAATGCGCTCGATCTCGCGCTCTTGTAAAACACGCAATAATTTTGGCTGTAGATCCAGTGGCATATCACCAATTTCATCTAAAAATAGTGTGCTTTTATCTGCCATTTCAAAGCGACCAATATGGGTACTCGTTGCGCCTGTAAATGCGCCTTTATCATGTCCAAACAAGTCGCTTTCTAATAAACCTGTCGGAATTGCCGCACAGTTCATTTTAATCAGTGAGCGTTGGTGGCGATTGCTAAGTTGATGAACGGCTCTGGCAATTAACTCTTTACCCGTGCCCGTTTCACCCAAAATAAGCACGGTGCTATCACTGCGAGCCACTAAATCCACTTGCTCCAACACTTCACGCATCGCCTGACTTTGAAAGACAATTTCACTGAAGCTATTGGTGTTTTGGATCTGTTCATTGAGCCATAAATTTTCATTTTTCAGGCTATCTTTGAGACGAGTAATTTCACCATACGCTGCGGCATTATCCACGGCAATCGCAAAACGCGCCGCTACTTGCTTCAATAAATTGCAGCTATCTTCGGTGAAAATACGGTCATCTTCATGAGATAACACTAAAACACCTAATGGCTTATGATTAAATGCCAACGGTAACAGCAAAGTTTCCGTCATCCCTTCTGCACACAGATTTTGATACAGAGGGTCTTGAGTTTGCCTATCGAGCGCTAAGCGCAGCGGCTTGTTGCTCTCCAAGACTTGAGCGAGATCCGCATGCAGCTCATTAAGATGATACTGGCTTTTTTTAACAGGTTTTGAGCGTTGATAATGGCTTGAATAACAAAGATAAACCGCTGAACTAACATTATCACAAAGGGCAACGCTGATTTGGCTAATCCCAAAAAATCGGTAGATTTCCCTCGAAACCTCAGCCACTAACCCATCCATTTCAAGATGAGAAAGCACTGAGTTAGTGATGTCCACAAGGATCCTAAACTGGTCACGTTCATGACGAATTTGTTCGGTGGTTTCGGATATGCTCACAAAATCTCCAATCTCGTCCTAACCCACTGCATTGCCAAGTCATCTATTTATTTTGCTGACTAACAATAATGAGAATTAGTTAGAGTTTTAAATTTTCATTTATAAACGACTTATTTATCAATCATAAAAATAAAAAAGTTTAATAGTGTGATTAATACGATTACTATTTTTGATTTAATACTAATATTGTAGTCATTATTTGAAAAAATAATATCAGAGTCTGATTTAAGTTTGATCCATTCACCTATTTTAGATATTAGTTGATTTAACCCAATATCCGCTTAATACCGATTTCATGCCCCTCGACAATAATGTCGAAAAACGTGTCGAATATGAAACTTCTATTTTTTGTCATTGTCCGATAATAACTAACTTAATGATTTTATTAAATTAATTTATTTAACGAATTTGGCACGATCCATGCTTATCTCTGAGTATTGTCAGCATAAAACGAGGCAACCGGAATAGACCGGATCCCATGCCCGTTTACGATCATTCAGGAGAATATGATGAACCGTTTCATCATTGCAGACCCAAAGAAGTGCATTGGCTGTCACACCTGTGAAGTGGCTTGTGTGGTCTCCCACCAAGAACAAGAAACAGGGATTGCCACCGTTGTAAAGGATGAATTTTTTCCGCGTATTCATGTACTAAAAGGCTATACCGTCAGTACCGCGGTGGTTTGTCGCCAATGTGAGGACGCCCCGTGTGCCAATGTGTGCCCTAATGGCGCCATCAGCCGTAAAGATGATTTTATGTATGTGGATCAATCTAAATGTATTGGTTGTAAAACCTGTGTTATCGCTTGCCCTTACGGCACCATGGAAGTGATCAGCCGCCCAGTTGCGCAGCACACCACGGCACTCAATACGATTCCACAGTATCGTGCTGAAGCGCATAAATGCGACTTATGCCATACCCGTGAAGGTGGGCCTGCTTGTGTGGAAGTCTGTCCAACAGAAGCCTTAATGATCGTCGACAGAAATAAAATGGATGAAATTATCAAAGAACGCCGCCGTCGTGCAGCCTTTGAAAACCCAGCAGATATTTTGTCTTAAGGGATAGCCCATGCATGAAGTTGCCTTATGCCAAAGCGCATTTGAGATTATTGAACAGCACGCTAAACGTAATCATGCTCGGCGGGTGACTGGCGTGTGGTTAGAACTCAGCGCCGTCTCTTGCGTGGAAGAATCCGCCGTGCATTTTTGTTTTGATATTATCTGCCGCAATACCCTCGCCCAAGGTGCCGAATTACATATTGTAATTTCCCCTGCGCAAGCGCAATGCCGAGATTGTCAGCATCAGGTACAAATAACCCAATTTGGTGCAGGTTGCCCCCACTGCGGCAGCCAAAACTTAATTGTCGACAGCACTAGCACCATGCAAGTGAAGCAGATTGAAATTGAATAACCCATTTAGGAGCCAGTTATGTGTTTAGGTATTCCCGGTCAAGTGGTTGCCGTTGGTCAAACCCCTATGGATAGCGCCCAAGTGGATGTTTGCGGTGTCCAACGGGAAGTGAATATTGCCCTTGTATGCGAAGGGGATACCGAGAGTATGATCGGCAAATGGGTACTCGTTCACGTCGGCTTTGCCATGAGTATCCTTGATGAGAAAGAAGCAAGGGATACCTTAGAAGCGTTAATGGCAATGGAAGAAGTCGAAGAAGATGTGGGGTATTTTTTGCGAGGGAATGCGTGATATCTATTACCTCAGCATATCAGCTTTATTGTCGATATTTTTCCAGCCCAGCGTGCCCGTTTCTAAGCGATTTTTGTCTTTTTCTGCGGTCGAGACAATCACCGCACCGTCGAGTTCAGTGTGCTCTTTAACGTTAACATCAAAGCTATCCCGACGTGCGTTTTGAATTTAGAAGGCGATAAAAGCGGAATTAAAACCAGAAAATATACAGTAGGTTACGTCCCAACCGCGGTAACCCCAACCCCAACCCACAACTGATATTCAGCGGTAAGTGGTTGAGTGAGTTAGGGTTTACAGTAGGAAGCCACGTCTCCCTCATTCGCCAAGCCAGACAGTTGGTTATCCGGCTGGCTGAGGGAGAGTAAAGCGGTTCAGGAGATTCCTGTGTGGGGCAGGGATCTTTTAAAGATTATGGTGTTAGCTATTTATTTTCCGCATGATACTTTTTCTTTGCATCATTTAAATTACTGAAATTTGCCCCACCTGAAAACTCAGGATCTTCAGATTGAACAGAATCATCCTCCCACCCACAGATAGGACAAATTTCATAATTACCTAAGCCAGTTATTGTTTTATTGTAACAACAAGGGCAAGGATATAATTCTTCTATTATCATTTTTGTTTTTCCAACAATAAAACTCCATAAGTTCGATAAAAATTTTCCAATGATTCAGATAGATGATAAAAATCCGCATTAGAAGCATTTTTTACTTCTTGGTATTGTTCACTCCCCTTTAATTGAGACACAACAACATAGAGTGATTTTCAAGGCTGACTTCCGCAAAGAGCTTATTCAGTTTCGCGTTTTTATCTTCAAGCTCTTTTTAATCGTTTAACATTATTAGGTTCCATGCCGCCATACTTTGATTTCCAATTATAATAGGTGGCGTTGCTGATCCCATTTTGGCGATAA encodes:
- a CDS encoding sigma 54-interacting transcriptional regulator; this encodes MSISETTEQIRHERDQFRILVDITNSVLSHLEMDGLVAEVSREIYRFFGISQISVALCDNVSSAVYLCYSSHYQRSKPVKKSQYHLNELHADLAQVLESNKPLRLALDRQTQDPLYQNLCAEGMTETLLLPLAFNHKPLGVLVLSHEDDRIFTEDSCNLLKQVAARFAIAVDNAAAYGEITRLKDSLKNENLWLNEQIQNTNSFSEIVFQSQAMREVLEQVDLVARSDSTVLILGETGTGKELIARAVHQLSNRHQRSLIKMNCAAIPTGLLESDLFGHDKGAFTGATSTHIGRFEMADKSTLFLDEIGDMPLDLQPKLLRVLQEREIERIGGNKVIPVDVRLVAATNRNLKAMTEDREFREDLYYRLNVFPIVIPPLRDRPEDIPLLATYFTKKMAQRMNRKIDCIPRDALAQLSLYPWPGNVRELENVIERAVILTRGNTLNIQLHELNIPKPSRIKEALNKPSSLERKMQTDAPESDDEERNRIIEALKATNGVVAGARGAAARLGLKRTTLLSRMQRLGVSVQDLFQ
- the hydN gene encoding electron transport protein HydN, which translates into the protein MNRFIIADPKKCIGCHTCEVACVVSHQEQETGIATVVKDEFFPRIHVLKGYTVSTAVVCRQCEDAPCANVCPNGAISRKDDFMYVDQSKCIGCKTCVIACPYGTMEVISRPVAQHTTALNTIPQYRAEAHKCDLCHTREGGPACVEVCPTEALMIVDRNKMDEIIKERRRRAAFENPADILS
- the hypA gene encoding hydrogenase maturation nickel metallochaperone HypA, yielding MHEVALCQSAFEIIEQHAKRNHARRVTGVWLELSAVSCVEESAVHFCFDIICRNTLAQGAELHIVISPAQAQCRDCQHQVQITQFGAGCPHCGSQNLIVDSTSTMQVKQIEIE
- the hybG gene encoding hydrogenase maturation factor HybG, with the protein product MCLGIPGQVVAVGQTPMDSAQVDVCGVQREVNIALVCEGDTESMIGKWVLVHVGFAMSILDEKEARDTLEALMAMEEVEEDVGYFLRGNA
- a CDS encoding CPCC family cysteine-rich protein, which codes for MIIEELYPCPCCYNKTITGLGNYEICPICGWEDDSVQSEDPEFSGGANFSNLNDAKKKYHAENK